A genomic segment from Pseudoduganella chitinolytica encodes:
- a CDS encoding DEAD/DEAH box helicase produces MTNAFGVMARPVGKLGGQLLALLGSENRLHWAFTREHIKAGRLVPILRGPSRNGTIGWQRTGEESDTVALRWQFDNGSAIDHVFATDPVYYLHEGLLGQLTLAPTLAAMPVGALADLLEDAPVLDAHERERMAERMFELGLDQVVPPPQVFTRTERTDIVPVPTLILGSMPVRDHRGRETWHDYAVPGFDYDGVYIDALDPGALPWRSVSSGLEQIRRDGAAEMAAAGRLEALGFAAPPVQSPLATLEVGLQLASQADWLHFAQAELPALRAAGWRIVLNDEYRYNLLQVDEWYADVADKDDGNAWFSLDLGIIVEGRRQPLLPLLVQLIRRAPQGFSPTALAAHADTSAMLLQLPGGEHVALPWGRIKPILAILGELYFRGESEEALHLPVVDAARLAELEEAAQLRWLGGARLRELGRRLSQFGGIADVPKPAGLQADLRVYQREGVAWMQFLREFGFAGILADDMGLGKTVQTLTHILVEKEAGRLDAPALVVVPTSLIGNWCAEAARFAPGLRVLTLHGKDRQVHFERIASADIVLTTYALLPRDEATLRTHTFHLLILDESQYIKNSRAKAAQTARLLTARHRLCLTGTPLQNHLGELWSQFHFLMPGLLGDEKTFNAHFRKPIEVQHDNDRNALLTRRVKPFMLRRTKDKVASELPPKTEVVLPVELGSAQRDLYETVRVAMDKRVRDEIGRKGAARSQIVILDALLKMRQVCCDPRLVKGTLLKGAKSAAGSAKLEALLELLDTLLSEGRKVLVFSQFTSMLELIATALRARALDYVTLTGETLDRGTPIDAFQQGEVPVFLISLKAGGVGLNLTAADVVIHYDPWWNPAAENQATDRAWRIGQDKPVFVYKLIAQGTLEEKIQELQRRKGDLADAVMGEGGQLNAALTQEDLQAIFAPL; encoded by the coding sequence ATGACGAATGCGTTCGGCGTGATGGCGCGCCCCGTCGGCAAGCTGGGCGGCCAGTTGCTGGCCCTGCTGGGCAGCGAGAACCGGCTGCACTGGGCCTTTACGCGCGAGCACATCAAGGCGGGCAGGCTCGTGCCGATCCTGCGCGGCCCCTCGCGCAACGGCACGATCGGCTGGCAACGCACGGGCGAGGAGTCCGACACCGTCGCGCTGCGCTGGCAGTTCGACAACGGCAGCGCCATCGATCACGTGTTCGCCACCGATCCCGTGTATTACCTGCACGAGGGCCTGCTGGGACAATTGACGCTGGCGCCAACGCTGGCCGCGATGCCGGTCGGCGCGCTGGCGGACCTGCTGGAAGATGCACCGGTGCTGGATGCGCACGAGCGCGAACGGATGGCCGAACGCATGTTCGAGCTGGGGCTGGACCAGGTCGTGCCGCCGCCGCAGGTGTTCACGCGGACCGAGCGCACCGACATCGTGCCCGTGCCGACGCTGATCCTGGGCAGCATGCCGGTACGGGATCACCGCGGCCGCGAGACCTGGCACGACTACGCGGTGCCCGGCTTCGACTACGACGGCGTCTACATCGATGCCCTCGATCCCGGCGCGCTGCCGTGGCGCAGCGTCAGCTCGGGTCTGGAGCAGATCCGGCGCGATGGCGCGGCCGAGATGGCGGCGGCCGGCCGGCTCGAGGCGCTGGGCTTCGCGGCGCCGCCCGTGCAGTCGCCGCTGGCTACGCTGGAGGTGGGGCTGCAGCTGGCATCGCAGGCGGACTGGCTGCACTTCGCGCAGGCGGAGCTGCCCGCACTGCGCGCCGCCGGCTGGCGCATCGTCCTCAACGACGAGTACCGCTACAACCTGCTGCAGGTGGACGAATGGTATGCCGACGTGGCGGACAAGGACGACGGCAACGCCTGGTTCTCGCTCGACCTGGGCATCATCGTCGAGGGGCGCCGGCAACCCTTGCTGCCGCTGCTCGTACAGCTGATCCGCCGCGCGCCGCAAGGGTTTTCGCCCACCGCGCTGGCGGCCCATGCCGACACCAGCGCGATGCTGCTGCAGCTGCCGGGCGGCGAGCACGTGGCGCTGCCATGGGGCCGCATCAAGCCGATCCTTGCGATCCTGGGCGAACTGTACTTCCGCGGCGAGTCCGAGGAAGCGCTGCACCTGCCCGTCGTCGACGCCGCGCGCCTGGCCGAACTCGAAGAGGCCGCACAGCTGCGCTGGCTGGGCGGGGCGCGGCTGCGCGAGCTGGGCCGGCGCCTCAGCCAGTTCGGCGGGATTGCCGACGTGCCCAAGCCGGCCGGCCTGCAGGCCGACCTGCGCGTCTACCAGCGCGAAGGCGTCGCCTGGATGCAGTTCCTGCGCGAGTTCGGCTTTGCCGGCATCCTGGCCGACGACATGGGCCTGGGCAAGACGGTGCAGACCCTGACGCATATCCTGGTCGAGAAGGAAGCGGGCCGGCTCGATGCGCCCGCGCTCGTTGTCGTGCCCACCAGCCTGATCGGCAACTGGTGCGCCGAGGCGGCCCGTTTCGCGCCGGGCCTGCGAGTGCTGACCTTGCATGGCAAGGACCGGCAGGTGCATTTCGAACGCATCGCCAGCGCCGACATCGTGCTGACCACTTACGCGCTGCTGCCGCGCGACGAGGCCACGCTGCGCACGCACACGTTCCACCTGCTGATCCTGGACGAATCGCAATACATCAAGAACAGCCGGGCCAAGGCGGCGCAGACGGCCCGCCTGCTGACGGCCCGGCATCGCCTGTGCCTGACGGGCACGCCGCTGCAGAACCACCTGGGCGAACTGTGGTCGCAGTTCCATTTCCTGATGCCGGGCCTGTTGGGCGACGAGAAAACCTTCAATGCCCACTTCCGCAAACCCATCGAAGTCCAGCACGACAATGACCGCAACGCCCTGCTGACGCGGCGGGTCAAGCCGTTCATGCTGCGCCGGACCAAGGACAAGGTGGCCAGCGAGCTGCCGCCGAAGACGGAGGTCGTGCTGCCCGTGGAGCTGGGCAGCGCCCAACGCGACCTGTACGAGACGGTGCGGGTGGCGATGGACAAGCGCGTGCGCGACGAGATCGGCCGCAAAGGCGCGGCGCGCAGCCAGATCGTCATCCTCGACGCACTGCTCAAGATGCGGCAGGTCTGCTGCGACCCCCGCCTCGTCAAGGGCACGCTCCTGAAGGGCGCGAAAAGCGCGGCCGGCTCGGCCAAGCTGGAGGCGCTGCTGGAGCTGCTGGACACCTTGCTGAGCGAAGGCCGCAAGGTGCTGGTGTTCTCGCAGTTCACCAGCATGCTCGAGCTGATCGCCACGGCGCTGCGCGCACGCGCGCTCGACTACGTCACGCTGACGGGCGAAACGCTGGACCGCGGCACGCCCATCGATGCCTTCCAGCAGGGCGAGGTGCCGGTATTCCTGATCAGCCTGAAAGCGGGCGGCGTGGGCCTGAACCTGACGGCGGCCGACGTCGTCATCCACTACGACCCGTGGTGGAATCCGGCGGCGGAAAACCAGGCCACCGACCGCGCCTGGCGCATCGGCCAGGACAAGCCGGTGTTCGTCTACAAGCTCATTGCCCAGGGCACGCTGGAGGAAAAGATCCAGGAGCTGCAGCGGCGCAAGGGCGACCTGGCCGATGCCGTCATGGGCGAGGGCGGGCAGCTGAACGCGGCGCTGACGCAGGAGGACCTGCAGGCCATCTTCGCGCCCTTGTAG
- a CDS encoding SWIM zinc finger family protein, with protein sequence MHISCDAIRHAFDSTTFHRGEGYARNGMVGTVQFRGDRLVGEVRGSGWNVYEQVIRIMPGRDGMEFHGNCSCPVAYNCKHVVAVLLAGVERHVLEPARETGLSLPATLWLQQLAQVQSAVAPSARAAPRATSQFRLAYVFCPDHRSGQPDLLLCKARTRADGDITGATVIANLSTLTYDPPATCGRKTMCRSSCTSKCG encoded by the coding sequence ATGCACATATCTTGCGACGCCATCCGCCACGCCTTCGACAGCACGACCTTCCACCGTGGCGAGGGTTATGCGCGCAATGGCATGGTCGGGACCGTACAATTTCGCGGCGACCGCCTGGTCGGCGAAGTGCGCGGCAGCGGCTGGAACGTCTATGAACAGGTGATTCGCATCATGCCGGGACGCGATGGCATGGAATTTCACGGCAACTGCAGCTGCCCGGTAGCGTACAACTGCAAGCACGTCGTGGCCGTGCTGCTGGCCGGCGTGGAGCGCCACGTGCTCGAGCCGGCACGCGAGACCGGCCTGTCGCTGCCGGCCACGCTGTGGCTGCAGCAGCTGGCGCAGGTGCAGTCGGCGGTGGCGCCATCGGCCAGGGCGGCGCCGCGCGCGACGTCGCAATTTCGTCTTGCCTACGTGTTCTGTCCGGACCACCGCAGCGGCCAGCCGGACCTGCTGCTGTGCAAGGCCAGGACGCGCGCCGATGGCGACATCACCGGGGCCACCGTCATCGCCAACTTGTCGACGCTGACCTACGATCCCCCAGCTACGTGCGGCCGGAAGACCATGTGCCGATCCAGCTGTACGAGCAAATGCGGATGA
- a CDS encoding flavin reductase family protein, producing the protein MPDTIHFYEPRAGHGLPHDPFNAIVGPRPIGWISSQDSAGTLNLAPYSFFNAFNYVPPIVGFASIGYKDTVRNVQQTGEFVWNLATRELAEQMNRTCAAVPPEVDEFALAGLTPVPSRLVAVPRVGESPVSFECRVTQVVQLQGADGEQVPTWLVLGEVVGVHIARTLLREGIYDTGAAGHILRGGGPADYFTIGPEQLFRMHRPR; encoded by the coding sequence ATGCCAGACACCATCCACTTCTACGAACCGCGCGCCGGCCATGGCCTGCCGCACGATCCCTTCAACGCCATCGTCGGGCCACGTCCGATCGGCTGGATTTCCTCGCAGGACAGCGCCGGCACCTTGAACCTGGCGCCGTACAGCTTCTTCAATGCCTTCAACTACGTGCCGCCGATCGTCGGCTTCGCCAGCATCGGCTACAAGGACACGGTACGCAACGTGCAGCAGACCGGCGAATTCGTGTGGAACCTGGCCACCCGCGAGCTGGCGGAGCAAATGAACCGGACCTGTGCCGCGGTGCCGCCGGAAGTGGACGAGTTTGCGCTGGCCGGCCTGACGCCGGTGCCGTCACGCCTGGTCGCGGTGCCGCGCGTGGGCGAAAGCCCCGTGTCGTTCGAGTGCCGCGTCACGCAGGTCGTGCAGCTGCAGGGCGCCGATGGGGAGCAGGTGCCGACGTGGCTGGTGCTGGGGGAGGTGGTGGGCGTGCATATCGCCCGGACGTTGCTGCGCGAGGGGATCTATGACACCGGGGCCGCCGGCCACATCCTGCGTGGCGGCGGCCCGGCGGACTACTTCACGATCGGGCCGGAACAGCTGTTCCGCATGCACCGGCCCCGTTGA
- a CDS encoding CsgG/HfaB family protein yields MTQKTSSSFPTMTKTAGQVLVLGALMALTGCAGTVPTLGAAPTVASGSAGGATASNANTQLEKCDRTLGTLSVVEDQASSWYIQLSQYKLGSTVPVLRKMIQQSNCFVVVERGAAMNNVMAERDLNQSGEMRSGSNFGKGQMVAADYTMSPTINFSQKGTQGIGGALGGFGLIGSVAGMVAGGIKANEASTTLLMIDNRSGVQLAAAEGSAKNFDFNMFGGLFGGGAFGTAGGYSNTPEGKILIAAFMDSYNQLVQAVRQYKAQEVAGGLGTGGALGVQGGITPPAAAALAPAGAAGAKKTATTNTKKKK; encoded by the coding sequence ATGACCCAGAAAACCTCTTCCTCCTTCCCAACCATGACCAAGACGGCAGGCCAAGTGCTGGTGCTGGGCGCGCTGATGGCGCTGACCGGCTGCGCCGGCACGGTGCCGACCCTGGGCGCCGCACCGACGGTCGCCAGCGGCTCGGCCGGCGGCGCCACCGCCAGCAACGCCAACACCCAGCTGGAGAAGTGCGACCGCACGCTGGGCACGCTGAGCGTGGTGGAAGACCAGGCCTCGTCGTGGTACATCCAGCTGTCGCAATACAAGCTCGGTTCGACCGTGCCCGTGCTGCGCAAGATGATCCAGCAGTCGAACTGCTTCGTCGTCGTCGAGCGCGGTGCCGCCATGAACAACGTGATGGCAGAACGTGACCTGAACCAGTCCGGCGAAATGCGCTCCGGCAGCAACTTCGGCAAGGGCCAGATGGTCGCGGCCGACTACACGATGAGCCCGACGATCAACTTCAGCCAGAAGGGCACCCAGGGCATCGGCGGCGCGCTGGGCGGCTTCGGCCTGATCGGCAGCGTGGCCGGCATGGTCGCGGGCGGCATCAAGGCCAACGAAGCCTCGACGACGCTGTTGATGATCGACAACCGCTCGGGCGTGCAACTGGCGGCCGCGGAAGGCAGCGCGAAGAACTTCGACTTCAACATGTTCGGCGGCCTGTTCGGCGGCGGCGCGTTCGGCACGGCCGGCGGCTACTCCAACACCCCGGAAGGCAAGATCCTGATCGCCGCCTTCATGGACTCGTACAACCAGCTGGTGCAAGCCGTACGCCAGTACAAGGCCCAGGAAGTGGCGGGCGGCCTGGGGACCGGCGGCGCGCTGGGTGTGCAGGGCGGCATCACGCCACCGGCCGCCGCGGCCCTGGCTCCGGCTGGCGCGGCAGGCGCCAAGAAGACGGCCACGACCAACACGAAGAAAAAGAAGTAA
- a CDS encoding DUF885 domain-containing protein, with the protein MIKTKIALAAIMLSMALAPAEAAKKPQKSAKTTRSAPAKGKAARAAKVAAPVAAAATAAAAPSERRQDRAFDNMASQFLAALWKIDPETAITVGKYDTAATLTVPDLATRQLQLTFIDNWQQRFARMDARQLSPRQRTDLALLVNKLNADRWYLTTFREFEWNPALYNIASPIDYILHTEYAAKPQRLRTLLKRIANVPAYYEAARANISNPTREHTQLAVAQAPGVIALLAELDKEAQASNLAANEKGLFAQRIAAAKTAVEAYAAWLGELDKTLATTGARSFRIGKDLYEAKFAFDIQSASTAEQTYQKALATREELLANMDRISDELWPKYLGGTTKPADRYAKIGLMIDKLSSNHVPRERFVDEVKAQIPQLQAWVASHDLLTLDANKPLVVRETPAYQRGVAGASIEAPGPYRPQDRTYYNITPLDDATPEQAESSLREYNHWILQILNMHEAIPGHYAQLVYANKSPSLVKSIFGNGAMIEGWAVYSERMMLESGYGDNAPEMWLMYSKWNLRSVTNTILDYSVHVLGMTREQAIDLLTRQAFQTQQEASEKWRRAQLSSVQLTSYYSGYSEIMELREQRRQALGSKFSLKAFHEEFLGYGSAPVKVIRELMQ; encoded by the coding sequence ATGATCAAGACAAAAATCGCGCTGGCGGCGATCATGCTGAGCATGGCACTCGCGCCGGCCGAGGCGGCAAAGAAGCCGCAGAAATCCGCCAAGACCACGCGCTCGGCCCCCGCCAAAGGCAAGGCCGCACGCGCCGCCAAGGTCGCCGCGCCAGTCGCCGCCGCCGCCACTGCCGCAGCAGCGCCGTCGGAACGGCGCCAGGACCGCGCCTTCGACAACATGGCCAGCCAATTCCTGGCCGCCTTGTGGAAAATCGACCCGGAAACGGCCATTACCGTCGGTAAGTACGACACGGCGGCCACGCTCACCGTGCCCGACCTGGCCACGCGCCAGTTGCAGCTGACCTTTATCGACAACTGGCAGCAGCGTTTCGCCAGGATGGATGCGCGCCAGCTGTCGCCGCGCCAGCGCACCGACCTGGCCCTGCTGGTCAACAAGCTCAACGCCGACCGCTGGTACCTGACCACGTTCCGCGAATTCGAGTGGAACCCCGCGCTGTACAACATCGCCAGCCCGATCGACTACATCCTGCACACGGAATACGCGGCCAAGCCGCAGCGCCTGCGCACCCTGCTCAAGCGCATCGCCAACGTGCCGGCCTACTACGAGGCGGCGCGCGCCAACATCAGCAACCCGACCCGCGAGCACACGCAACTGGCCGTTGCGCAGGCACCAGGTGTCATCGCGCTGCTGGCCGAGCTGGACAAGGAAGCCCAGGCATCGAACCTGGCCGCCAACGAGAAGGGCCTGTTCGCGCAGCGCATCGCCGCCGCGAAGACGGCCGTGGAAGCCTATGCCGCGTGGCTGGGCGAGCTGGACAAGACGCTGGCCACGACGGGAGCCCGCTCGTTCCGCATCGGCAAGGACCTGTACGAAGCCAAGTTCGCGTTCGACATCCAGTCCGCCAGCACGGCCGAGCAGACCTACCAGAAAGCCCTGGCCACGCGCGAGGAACTGCTGGCCAACATGGACCGCATCAGCGACGAGCTGTGGCCGAAATACCTGGGCGGCACGACCAAGCCCGCCGACCGCTACGCCAAGATCGGCCTGATGATCGACAAGCTCTCAAGCAACCATGTCCCGCGCGAGCGCTTCGTCGACGAAGTCAAGGCGCAGATCCCGCAGCTGCAGGCCTGGGTCGCCAGCCACGACCTGCTGACGCTGGACGCGAACAAGCCGCTGGTCGTGCGCGAAACACCGGCCTACCAGCGCGGCGTGGCCGGCGCCAGCATCGAGGCGCCCGGCCCCTACCGGCCGCAGGACCGCACCTACTACAACATCACGCCGCTGGACGACGCGACGCCCGAGCAGGCCGAAAGCAGCCTGCGCGAATACAACCACTGGATCCTGCAGATCCTGAACATGCACGAGGCGATCCCCGGCCACTACGCCCAGCTGGTGTACGCGAACAAGTCGCCTTCGCTGGTGAAGTCGATCTTCGGCAATGGCGCGATGATCGAAGGCTGGGCCGTCTACAGCGAGCGCATGATGCTGGAATCGGGCTATGGCGACAACGCCCCCGAGATGTGGCTGATGTACTCGAAGTGGAACCTGCGCAGCGTGACCAACACGATCCTCGACTACAGCGTGCACGTGCTGGGCATGACGCGCGAGCAGGCGATCGACCTGCTGACGCGCCAGGCCTTCCAGACGCAGCAGGAAGCCAGCGAGAAATGGCGCCGCGCGCAGCTGTCGTCCGTGCAGCTGACCAGCTACTACAGCGGCTACAGCGAAATCATGGAACTGCGCGAACAGCGCCGCCAGGCACTGGGCAGCAAGTTCTCGCTGAAAGCCTTCCACGAGGAGTTCCTGGGCTACGGCAGCGCGCCCGTGAAGGTCATCCGCGAGCTGATGCAGTGA
- a CDS encoding DEAD/DEAH box helicase, with translation MADTLQTEFEALALVEKSLLALLALVGDPVGRTALLDMMKAAGFTAEDGKRLTATSLDDHIVKLERLAFISLVVGRGYVCNAKLRWPAIRAAIGAHVLFDLCKAYEAQVPMRQSWNGNVEPRSYRHGVARLRMALLRGLPPPDVLPLLAACMACYEAAQLHPIVDIFTRPFEAGMLLLVHPVLQDDVLMLLLQHTQREPALAPAVRGFAERHFERRITADGDVSPALRLALAEQAILCGRLQDGARYLEGHDSALGMFFASTIVMLAGGVAEAIPGYDTALKLVRRESGKRKQVFQGIGGYLYVLALLRSGDAKHLKTAESYLDVATHAQQNPDTPVYTQLSMLRQVRAGMMNTDVIVSRGWEDPARASLAAQLFQALLYHWLALPQLKQRTAELQDLVQHADSAGFILIASQAEGLLGHLGDAAAAKRAAALREKLGLPDMATWFERQEAWQRQLTALVNLHQGLPGESGEARLVWTIDFHPGVGIGLIEPREQKRDARGQWGKGRAIALKRLREESGTLGYLSARDLRVINHIVPSRQQYSSGLRYDIDVDAAIPALVGHPLVFWEDAPDTRVELVGAEPELLIRRRKGELWLTLQPPVTEPNASVIVVREAPNRVRVVTVNDEHRRIAAIVGDGLAVPEHAEQQVLAAIGTVSSVVTVQSDIGGGAVNAMQTDGDARLHIHLLPYQQGLRMQVQVRPLPQGAYYAPGEGAESVIADVGGKPVQARRDLVGERDAERRLVLQCPVLQQAEQEHGEWLLGQPALCLQLLAELQEIGADKIVVGWPEGEAFKVSKPVHTKQLRLSIKSKKDWFAASGQLQIDEEKVMDLRTLLDLIRASKSRFIELGDKQYLALSEELHRRLADLQDFGEDDDAGVKVHQLAAFMLEELAGAVGGLEADKLWREHVARIAAQAEYRPQLPSTLQAELRDYQREGFEWLARLAHWGVGACLADDMGLGKTVQALALLLLRAPAGPTLVVAPTSVCLNWASEAARFAPTLNVRMFGAGDRADTIDSAGPFDLVIVSYGLLQLESERFTKQRWHTIVLDEAQAIKNAATKRSQAVMALQGDFRMVATGTPLENHLGELWNLFRFINPGLLGSLDQFNLRFAGPIERQQDHRAEVGARNRLRRLIAPFILRRTKTQVLTELPARTEILHEVELSGEEMALYESLRREALEKLAAIDVPVDKKSMAILAEIMKLRRACCNPNLVAPGLKLASSKLAAFAQLLEGLLENRHKVLVFSQFVDHLALIRAHLDEQGVRYQYLDGATPMAARKQRVDAFQAGEGDVFLISLKAGGVGINLTAADYVIHMDPWWNPAVEDQASDRAHRMGQQRPVTIYRLVARHTIEEGIVELHGRKRELADSLLDGSDMAARMTADDMLAMLQEGMRR, from the coding sequence ATGGCCGACACGCTGCAAACCGAATTCGAGGCGCTCGCCCTCGTCGAAAAATCCCTCCTGGCTTTGCTGGCGCTGGTCGGCGATCCGGTCGGCCGCACCGCCCTGCTCGACATGATGAAGGCGGCGGGTTTCACCGCCGAGGACGGCAAGCGCCTGACGGCGACGTCGCTGGACGACCATATCGTCAAGCTGGAGCGGCTGGCCTTCATCAGCCTCGTGGTCGGCCGCGGCTACGTCTGCAACGCCAAGCTGCGCTGGCCGGCGATCCGCGCCGCCATCGGCGCCCACGTGCTGTTCGACCTGTGCAAGGCCTACGAGGCGCAGGTGCCCATGCGCCAGAGCTGGAACGGCAACGTCGAACCGCGCAGCTACCGCCATGGCGTGGCGCGCCTGCGCATGGCGCTGCTGCGCGGCCTGCCGCCGCCGGACGTGCTGCCGCTGCTGGCTGCGTGCATGGCGTGCTACGAGGCGGCCCAGCTGCACCCCATCGTGGACATCTTCACCCGCCCGTTCGAGGCGGGCATGCTGCTGCTGGTGCACCCGGTGCTGCAGGACGACGTGCTGATGCTGCTGTTGCAGCACACCCAGCGCGAGCCGGCGCTGGCCCCGGCCGTGCGCGGCTTCGCCGAACGCCATTTCGAACGGCGCATCACGGCCGATGGCGACGTCAGCCCGGCCCTGCGCCTGGCGCTGGCCGAGCAGGCCATCCTGTGCGGCCGGTTGCAGGATGGGGCGCGCTACCTGGAAGGCCATGACAGCGCGCTGGGCATGTTCTTCGCCAGCACCATCGTCATGCTGGCGGGCGGCGTGGCCGAAGCGATCCCCGGCTACGACACGGCGCTGAAGCTGGTGCGGCGCGAATCGGGCAAGCGCAAGCAGGTGTTCCAGGGCATCGGCGGCTACCTGTATGTCCTCGCACTGCTGCGCAGCGGCGACGCCAAGCACCTCAAGACGGCGGAGAGCTATCTCGATGTCGCCACCCACGCACAGCAGAATCCCGACACGCCCGTCTACACGCAATTGTCGATGCTGCGCCAGGTGCGCGCCGGCATGATGAACACGGACGTCATCGTCTCGCGCGGCTGGGAAGACCCGGCCCGCGCTTCGCTGGCGGCGCAGCTGTTCCAGGCCTTGCTGTACCACTGGCTTGCACTGCCGCAGCTGAAGCAGCGCACGGCCGAACTGCAGGACCTCGTGCAGCATGCCGACAGCGCAGGATTCATCCTGATCGCCAGCCAGGCCGAGGGCCTGCTGGGGCACCTGGGCGACGCAGCCGCGGCCAAGCGGGCGGCGGCACTGCGCGAGAAGCTGGGCCTGCCCGACATGGCGACGTGGTTCGAGCGCCAGGAAGCCTGGCAGCGCCAGCTGACGGCACTGGTCAACCTGCACCAGGGCCTGCCCGGCGAATCGGGCGAAGCACGCCTGGTCTGGACGATCGACTTCCACCCGGGCGTGGGCATCGGCCTGATCGAACCGCGCGAGCAGAAGCGCGACGCCCGCGGCCAGTGGGGCAAGGGCCGCGCCATCGCCCTGAAACGCCTGCGCGAGGAAAGTGGCACGCTGGGGTACCTGTCGGCGCGCGACCTGCGCGTCATCAACCATATCGTCCCGTCGCGCCAGCAGTATTCGTCGGGGCTGCGCTACGACATCGACGTCGATGCCGCGATTCCCGCGCTGGTCGGCCATCCACTGGTGTTCTGGGAGGATGCGCCGGACACGCGGGTCGAACTGGTGGGCGCGGAACCGGAACTCCTGATCCGCCGCCGCAAGGGAGAACTGTGGCTGACGTTGCAGCCGCCGGTGACGGAGCCCAATGCCAGCGTGATCGTGGTGCGCGAGGCACCGAACCGCGTGCGCGTGGTGACCGTCAACGACGAGCACCGCCGCATCGCCGCCATCGTCGGCGACGGCCTGGCGGTGCCGGAACACGCCGAGCAGCAGGTGCTGGCGGCCATCGGCACGGTGTCGTCGGTCGTCACGGTGCAATCGGACATCGGCGGCGGCGCCGTCAACGCGATGCAAACCGATGGCGACGCGCGCCTGCACATCCACCTGTTGCCGTACCAGCAGGGCCTGCGCATGCAGGTACAGGTGCGCCCGCTGCCGCAAGGTGCCTACTATGCGCCGGGCGAGGGGGCGGAAAGCGTCATCGCGGACGTGGGCGGCAAGCCGGTGCAGGCGCGGCGCGACCTGGTGGGCGAGCGCGATGCGGAACGGCGCCTCGTGCTGCAATGTCCGGTGCTGCAACAGGCGGAGCAGGAACACGGCGAATGGCTGCTGGGCCAGCCTGCGCTGTGCCTGCAACTGCTGGCGGAGCTGCAGGAGATCGGGGCCGACAAGATCGTCGTCGGCTGGCCCGAGGGCGAAGCGTTCAAGGTCAGCAAGCCGGTGCACACCAAGCAGCTGCGCCTGTCGATCAAGAGCAAGAAGGACTGGTTCGCCGCCAGCGGCCAGTTGCAGATCGACGAGGAAAAGGTCATGGACCTGCGCACCCTGCTGGACCTGATCCGCGCCAGCAAGAGCCGCTTCATCGAACTGGGCGACAAGCAATACCTGGCCCTGTCGGAAGAACTGCACCGTCGCCTGGCGGACCTGCAGGACTTCGGCGAGGACGACGATGCCGGCGTCAAGGTGCACCAGCTGGCCGCGTTCATGCTGGAGGAGCTGGCCGGCGCCGTCGGTGGCCTGGAAGCGGACAAGCTGTGGCGCGAACATGTCGCCCGCATCGCCGCGCAGGCCGAGTACCGGCCGCAATTGCCCAGCACCTTGCAGGCCGAACTGCGCGACTACCAGCGCGAAGGCTTCGAATGGCTGGCGCGCCTGGCCCACTGGGGCGTGGGTGCCTGCCTGGCCGACGACATGGGCCTGGGCAAGACCGTCCAGGCGCTGGCGCTGTTGCTGCTGCGCGCACCCGCCGGGCCGACCCTGGTCGTCGCGCCCACGTCCGTGTGCCTGAACTGGGCCAGCGAGGCGGCGAGATTCGCGCCCACGCTGAATGTGCGCATGTTCGGTGCGGGCGACCGCGCCGACACCATCGACAGCGCCGGGCCGTTCGACCTCGTCATCGTCAGCTATGGCCTGCTGCAGCTCGAATCGGAGCGCTTCACCAAGCAGCGCTGGCACACCATCGTGCTGGACGAAGCACAGGCCATCAAGAACGCGGCGACCAAGCGCTCGCAGGCCGTGATGGCGCTGCAGGGCGATTTCCGCATGGTGGCGACGGGCACGCCGCTGGAAAACCACCTGGGCGAATTGTGGAACCTGTTCCGGTTCATCAATCCGGGGCTGTTGGGTTCGCTGGACCAGTTCAACCTGCGCTTCGCCGGCCCCATCGAGCGCCAGCAGGACCACCGCGCCGAAGTGGGCGCGCGCAACCGCCTGCGCCGCCTGATCGCGCCGTTCATCCTGCGCCGCACCAAGACGCAGGTACTGACGGAGCTGCCGGCACGCACGGAGATCTTGCACGAAGTGGAGTTGTCGGGCGAGGAGATGGCGCTGTACGAATCGCTGCGCCGCGAGGCGCTGGAGAAGCTGGCCGCGATCGACGTCCCCGTCGACAAGAAGTCGATGGCGATCCTGGCCGAGATCATGAAGCTGCGCCGCGCCTGCTGCAATCCGAACCTGGTGGCACCCGGCCTGAAGCTGGCCAGCAGCAAGCTGGCCGCGTTTGCGCAACTGCTCGAAGGCCTGCTGGAGAACCGCCACAAGGTGCTGGTGTTCAGCCAGTTCGTCGATCACCTGGCGCTGATCCGCGCCCACCTGGACGAGCAGGGCGTGCGCTACCAGTACCTGGACGGCGCCACGCCGATGGCGGCGCGCAAGCAACGCGTCGATGCATTCCAGGCAGGCGAAGGCGATGTCTTCCTGATCAGCCTGAAGGCGGGCGGCGTCGGCATCAACCTGACCGCGGCCGACTACGTCATCCACATGGACCCGTGGTGGAATCCGGCCGTGGAAGACCAGGCCTCGGACCGCGCCCACCGGATGGGCCAGCAGCGCCCCGTGACGATCTACCGGCTGGTGGCGCGCCACACGATCGAGGAGGGCATCGTCGAACTGCACGGGCGCAAGCGCGAACTGGCCGACAGCCTGCTCGATGGCAGCGATATGGCGGCGCGCATGACGGCCGACGACATGCTGGCGATGCTGCAGGAGGGCATGCGACGCTAG